The stretch of DNA TGTACATGAAGAAAGCTAATTTTGGTCCACTTGTCCAGCTTCCTATGAACAGCATATTGGAAATGTGACCAGTGACAGTTCAAAAACCAATGTAAAagttaacaaaaataatttggtaTTTCATTCTTAAAACTGCAGTGTCATTATTTGTCCTAGTCATCTACTTTTGCATTTTGTGTGTCCATTAATTGTTGTGTTTTTAAGTCTTCAGCTTGCTCATGATGTTCCTTATCTGCATCATCTGCTTGATTAGGatccttttcttctgtttctccttGATCAACACTTTGGTATTCTACTTGTTCAAGAGCTGTTCCATCTATAAGTTCTGCCTGTACTTCTTCCATCTGTATTTGATTTACATGCTCAACATGTAACTGCTCCACATGAACTTCAGCACCTTGTTCAGTCTGAATGTGTTCAACTTCCAAGTAACTAATCTGCACCTGTTCCTGTAGTTCCTCCATCTGTGTGCCTTTCACTTGATTGTCCTGTATGAGATCCTGGTGCATCTGTTCCACAGTTACCTGTGCAGGATCCACTTGTACCTGAATTACCGGTAGGACATGCACTTGCTCAACTTGTTCTATTATTGTCATTGATGTTACTGGTTCAGCTTCCATAGCTTCCACTGGAAGAACCTCTTCTGTCACTAACAGTTCTGAAATATTGTGCATTTCTTTGAGATGCCTTCTCAGCTCACTGCCTTGCATAAACCACAAATCACATAAGGTACAGTGGTTGGGTTTGTCACCAGTGTGTATTACCAAGTGGTCTTTGAACTGATCCCAGCTGTTAAACACGCTGTTACAAACCTGAAACAAAAGATACAGCATGTTAAACAGTGCCAACAGAAATGTGACAAAATACACTGCCTATCTGAGATTATGGCTTCACACTGCAAAGCTTCTTGCTACTTGGATTCAAAAAACATACATGTTAGAGATAAAAGCTGAGATGAAAGCTTCAAATGAACAGCAGActtgatatttatttattctttttttaagaatgaTGAGCTATTTTGAGTTGTGCGTACATAAGATACCTACAAAAACCGCAAGTCAGTAGAGCATTGAAAGTTTTCTTATCTGAAATTCATGTACAGTATCGTACCCCAATCAATACATGTCTGGCACTAGTGTTTTGGGTGGAAAGGTATTTACGCATTAATAAGGTGCAATGAAAGTGTAATACAAACTGTTGTTTTACTGACATTCTAGATGCAGTACTACTGCATCTAGAAAAAGTACAACTTTTTCTTATCAGCTTTCACTTGCTCATGACATTGTGAGGCTTAACAGGCTAGGTTGAACACTTCcattttgtgattttaaaaatacccaCTTGAGTGATTTCAGGacataaaactttaaaaactccATCCCTCTCATTCTTTTCCAGCCAAAAGTACTGCCTCAACAGCAGACATGCTGTTTTCACAAAGCACAGAGCTCACTTCAGTTGGCAGTGTAGGTAAATAGCTGGGAAACAACACACagagactgcagaaatatatGAGGTGCAGGCAGAAGAGACATAAGCGTGGGGCAGAATCAGGCTTGGAGTAAAAAAACACACAGGCTCAGGAGTCTTTTGTCCATGCAAATGTGTTTGGCTGTAGAAAGCAACAAGAACACACATTTCAACACCCCTTCATTGTTGGCCAACAGTTTTGAAACAGGACGTTCTGTCTCTTCATTATTTTAAGCAACAGCACAGAAAGATGATGCAGGGAGTATCTGACAGAATTAACTCAAGAGCAGGTCTGTCTAATTGAGACAAACATATCCATTTTGCTGCTGAAGTCTGCTAAAATGG from Poecile atricapillus isolate bPoeAtr1 chromosome Z, bPoeAtr1.hap1, whole genome shotgun sequence encodes:
- the ZNF131 gene encoding zinc finger protein 131 isoform X3, with the translated sequence MKTHSTENYKCDICNKRYLRESALKQHLTCYHLDEGGASKKQRPGKKIHVCQYCDKQFDHFGHFKEHLRKHTGEKPFECPNCHERFARNSTLKCHLTACQSGAGAKKGRKKLYECQVCNSVFNSWDQFKDHLVIHTGDKPNHCTLCDLWFMQGSELRRHLKEMHNISELLVTEEVLPVEAMEAEPVTSMTIIEQVEQVHVLPVIQVQVDPAQVTVEQMHQDLIQDNQVKGTQMEELQEQVQISYLEVEHIQTEQGAEVHVEQLHVEHVNQIQMEEVQAELIDGTALEQVEYQSVDQGETEEKDPNQADDADKEHHEQAEDLKTQQLMDTQNAKVDD